The Aythya fuligula isolate bAytFul2 chromosome 2, bAytFul2.pri, whole genome shotgun sequence genome contains a region encoding:
- the KIAA0895 gene encoding uncharacterized protein KIAA0895 homolog isoform X2 gives MERTLQKYGSYEKFEQATGGSLLTKSRIWNHVRKYMVKEGCLGEIVVHLTEDLLSRASMTVVNGRPTLTINISTAREHWLEGMLRHEIGTHYFRGFNNNSQPWCNWNGRRKHGLKPINPTEEGLASIHSVLFRKDPLLWRAALLYYTVYQASQMSFSQLFQDVGKFVKDPNTRWDYCVRAKRGWTDTSQPGCFNKDQVYLDGILRILRYRESIDFHLLTALGKISYEDVDRLKGLAVIENMRVPHFLQDHARYMEQLEKIMEVNELTDEELQDLIN, from the exons ATGGAGCGGACACTGCAGAAGTACGGAAGCTATGAAAAATTTGAACAAGCCACTGGAGGCAGCTTGCTGACCAAAAGCCGCATCTGGAATCACGTCAGGAAATACATGGTGAAGGAGGGCTGTCTTGGTGAG ATTGTGGTCCATCTCACGGAGGACCTGCTTTCTCGAGCATCAATGACAGTGGTGAATGGCCGCCCCACTCTCACTATCAATATCTCCACTGCGAGAGAGCACTGGCTGGAAGGGATGCTGAGACACGAAATCG GAACTCATTATTTTCGAGGGTTTAACAACAACAGCCAGCCTTGGTGCAACTGGAACGGACGAAGGAAACATGGGTTGAAACCAATTAACCCTACAGAAGAAGGGCTAGCGAGCATTCACAGCGTCCTCTTCCGCAAAGACCCTTTGCTTTGGAGGGCTGCCCTGCTCTACTACACAGTCTATCAGGCTAGTCAAATGTCCTTCAGCCAGCTTTTCCAGGACGTGGGGAAGTTTGTCAAGGACCCCAATACCAGGTGGGATTACTGTGTACGAGCCAAGAGGGGGTGGACTGACACATCACAGCCAG GCTGTTTCAATAAAGATCAGGTGTACTTAGATGGCATCCTCCGAATCCTGAGATATAGGGAGTCCATTGATTTCCACCTTCTGACAGCCCTTGGAAAG ATCTCGTATGAGGACGTGGACCGCCTGAAAGGATTGGCTGTGATTGAGAACATGAGGGTACCGCACTTTCTGCAAGATCATGCCCGGTATATGGAGCAGTTGGAAAAGATTATGGAAGTCAATGAGCTGACTGATGAGGAACTCCAGGATCTCATAAATTAA